The Tenrec ecaudatus isolate mTenEca1 chromosome 7, mTenEca1.hap1, whole genome shotgun sequence genome window below encodes:
- the TFEB gene encoding transcription factor EB: MASRIGLRMQLMREQAQQEEQRERMQQQAVMHYMQQQQQQQQQQQQQQQQQQQLGGPPTPAINTPVHFQSPPPVPGEVLKVQSYLENPTSYHLQQSRDQKVREYLSETYGNKFAAHISPAQGSPKPPPAASPGVRAGHVVSSSAGNSAPNSPMAMLHISSNPEREFDDVIDNIMRLDDVLGYINPEVQMPNTLPLSSSHLNVYSGDPQVTASLVGVTSSSCPADLTQKRELTDAESRALAKERQKKDNHNLIERRRRFNINDRIKELGMLIPKANDLDVRWNKGTILKASVDYIRRMQKDLQKSRELETHSRRLEMTNKQLWLRIQELEMQARVHGLPTASPSGVNMAELVEQVVKQELPGGEEGPGEAALLGAEVPDPEPLQVLPPQAPLPPPAQQPQPQSPFHHLDFSHSLSFGGGGNEGPPGYSEPLGPEHGSPFPSLSKKDLDLMLLDDSLLPLASDPLFSTMSPEASKASSRRSSFSMEEGDVL; encoded by the exons ATGGCTTCACGCATCGGGCTGCGCATGCAGCTGATGCGGGAGCAGGCGCAGCAGGAGGAGCAGCGGGAGCGCATGCAGCAGCAGGCTGTCATGCATTacatgcagcagcagcagcagcagcaacaacagcagcaacagcagcagcagcaacagcagcagctggGGGGCCCGCCCACCCCGGCCATCAACACCCCTGTCCACTTCCAGTCCCCACCACCGGTGCCTGGGGAGGTGCTGAAG GTGCAGTCCTACCTGGAGAACCCCACCTCCTACCACCTGCAGCAGTCCCGGGACCAGAAAGTGCGGGAGTACCTGTCAGAGACCTATGGGAACAAGTTTGCCGCCCACATCAGCCCCGCCCAGGGCTCCCCGAAGCCCCCACCCGCTGCCTCCCCGGGGGTGAGGGCCGGCCACGTGGTGTCCTCCTCAGCCGGCAACAGTGCGCCCAACAGTCCGATGGCCATGCTGCACATCAGCTCCAACCCCGAGCGGGAG TTTGATGACGTCATCGACAACATTATGCGTCTGGACGATGTCCTGGGCTACATCAACCCCGAGGTTCAGATGCCCAACACG CTGCCTCTGTCCAGCAGCCACCTGAACGTGTACAGCGGGGACCCCCAAGTCACAGCCTCCCTGGTGGgtgtcaccagcagctcctgcccTGCTGACCTGACCCAGAAGCGAGAGCTCACAG ATGCAGAGAGCCGGGCCCTGGCCAaggagaggcagaagaaggacaaTCACAATCTAA TTGAAAGGAGACGGAGGTTCAACATCAACGACCGTATCAAGGAGCTGGGCATGCTGATCCCCAAGGCCAATGACTT AGACGTGCGCTGGAACAAGGGCACCATCCTCAAGGCGTCGGTGGACTACATCCGGAGGATGCAGAAGGACCTGCAGAAGTCCAGGGAGCTGGAGACCCACTCTCGGCGCCTGGAGATGACCAACAAGCAGCTCTGGCTCCGCATCCAG GAGCTGGAGATGCAGGCCCGAGTGCACGGCCTCCCAACTGCCTCCCCGTCGGGTGTGAACATGGCGGAGTTGGTGGAGCAGGTGGTGAAGCAGGAGCTGCCCGGCGGCGAGGAGGGCCCAGGGGAGGCTGCGCTGCTGGGGGCCGAGGTCCCTGATCCTGAGCCCCTCCAGGTTCTGCCCCCCCAGGCCCCACTGCCCCCACCGGCccagcagccccagccccagtccccattCCACCACCTGGACTTCAGCCACAGTTTGAGCTTTGGGGGCGGGGGCAACGAGGGGCCCCCGGGCTACTCCGAGCCCCTGGGGCCCGAGCACGGCTCCCCATTCCCCAGCTTGTCCAAGAAGGACTTGGACCTCATGCTCCTCGACGACTCGCTGCTCCCACTGGCCTCTGACCCCCTCTTCTCCACCATGTCCCCCGAGGCCTCCAAAGCCAGCAGCCGCCGGAGCAGCTTCAGCATGGAGGAGGGCGACGTGCTGTGA